In Legionella spiritensis, the following proteins share a genomic window:
- a CDS encoding APC family permease, with amino-acid sequence MNQSKKVLSVFSLVMINVIAVDSLRTLPISAKLGLPLVSYYMVAAFAFFIPVALVAAELATAYPNTGGLYVWVREAFGRRAGFITIWLQWIYNVVWYPTILAFIAATFSYLFAPDLANNKFYLLGSSFGLFWVFTLLNCLGMRVSSIVSTIGAILGTILPMLGIILLGAIWIIQGRPVAVDANTSWLPDFSSLGNLSLFSAVLFGLLGMEMSAVHAGDVKNPQRDYPRAILYSTLIIFFTLVLSSLAIVIVVPNGQLSVVSGLIDAYASFFKNYNLSWMTGIIALMIIIGGLSGVSAWIIGPTKGLLVSAQDGSLPAVFGKINRFGAPVAILMTQGIIFTLLSSVFILFDSINAAYWLLSDLCAQMALMVYLFMFAAVIKLRYSQPDKPRSFMIPGGKIVLWLVAGAGSLCCLAAMGIGFIPPTQIPVENIVFFEFFLIGGLVLFVVLPWKFAKKH; translated from the coding sequence ATGAACCAATCAAAAAAAGTTTTGTCTGTTTTTTCTTTGGTCATGATTAACGTCATCGCCGTTGACAGTCTTCGCACGCTACCCATCAGCGCCAAACTCGGGCTACCGTTAGTCTCTTATTATATGGTTGCCGCCTTTGCTTTTTTTATCCCGGTCGCCCTGGTTGCGGCAGAACTGGCCACAGCCTATCCCAACACAGGCGGACTTTACGTCTGGGTTCGCGAGGCGTTTGGCAGACGTGCCGGTTTTATAACCATCTGGCTGCAATGGATTTATAATGTGGTCTGGTACCCTACCATTCTGGCATTTATTGCCGCAACGTTTTCCTATCTGTTCGCCCCTGATCTCGCCAACAATAAATTTTATCTTCTGGGTTCGTCGTTCGGTTTATTCTGGGTTTTTACCCTGCTCAACTGTTTAGGCATGCGCGTATCCAGTATCGTCAGCACGATTGGCGCTATTTTAGGCACCATACTGCCTATGCTGGGCATTATTTTATTAGGTGCCATCTGGATTATTCAAGGCAGGCCTGTTGCCGTCGATGCGAACACCTCCTGGCTGCCTGATTTCAGCTCATTGGGGAATTTATCCTTGTTTTCAGCGGTATTATTTGGTCTTTTGGGAATGGAAATGTCGGCCGTACACGCCGGTGACGTTAAAAATCCACAACGGGATTACCCCCGCGCTATTTTGTACTCCACGCTTATTATTTTCTTCACCCTTGTCTTGAGCTCATTAGCCATCGTTATCGTTGTGCCCAATGGGCAATTGAGCGTGGTCTCAGGCTTGATAGACGCTTATGCCTCCTTTTTCAAGAATTATAACCTGTCCTGGATGACGGGTATCATTGCTCTCATGATCATTATCGGTGGCTTAAGCGGCGTTTCCGCCTGGATTATCGGCCCAACCAAAGGACTGCTGGTTTCCGCTCAGGACGGCTCCTTACCCGCCGTCTTCGGAAAAATAAATCGGTTCGGCGCGCCTGTCGCCATATTAATGACACAAGGTATCATCTTTACCTTACTGAGCAGTGTTTTTATTCTGTTTGATTCCATCAATGCCGCCTATTGGCTGTTAAGTGACTTGTGTGCGCAAATGGCTTTAATGGTCTATCTCTTTATGTTCGCTGCAGTGATCAAATTACGCTACAGCCAACCCGATAAACCGCGCAGTTTTATGATACCCGGCGGAAAAATCGTCTTATGGCTGGTAGCTGGCGCCGGTTCCCTGTGTTGTCTTGCCGCCATGGGGATAGGATTTATCCCGCCGACGCAAATTCCTGTTGAAAATATCGTATTTTTTGAATTTTTTCTGATTGGCGGTCTGGTTCTGTTCGTGGTGCTGCCGTGGAAATTTGCCAAAAAGCATTAG
- a CDS encoding murein L,D-transpeptidase catalytic domain family protein, with translation MNYLFTIISTILFSSSLPSSALPTTKIASPTTSHRLLHLSQKAPELNKKVLKLALNAYNKASARGAVKKPVLTVIDYSLPSYKQRMWVFDLRKERLLYNTYVAHGRNSGTDVPHHFSNKSSSKESSLGTYVTRDTYFGSKGLSLNLQGLEKGFNDNAYNRRVVIHGAWYVEPAFIKRAGRAGRSWGCPSIARTLAKPVINTIKGGSVVFAYYPDKYYLTHSGFVLA, from the coding sequence ATGAATTATTTGTTTACCATAATTTCGACTATCTTATTTTCAAGCAGTCTACCGTCCAGCGCATTACCAACAACAAAAATAGCAAGCCCGACGACCAGCCATAGACTATTACATTTAAGTCAAAAAGCGCCTGAACTTAATAAAAAAGTATTGAAACTGGCCTTAAACGCTTACAACAAGGCTTCAGCGAGGGGCGCAGTTAAAAAACCGGTACTCACCGTTATTGATTATTCCCTACCCTCTTACAAGCAACGAATGTGGGTATTTGATCTTCGTAAAGAACGCCTGCTATACAACACTTACGTAGCGCATGGCAGAAATTCCGGCACGGATGTTCCCCATCATTTTTCCAATAAATCATCCAGCAAGGAAAGCAGCCTCGGTACTTACGTCACCAGAGACACTTATTTTGGCTCCAAAGGACTTTCCCTGAATCTGCAAGGCCTGGAAAAAGGATTTAATGACAACGCCTATAACCGACGTGTTGTTATTCATGGCGCATGGTACGTTGAACCTGCGTTCATTAAACGCGCGGGACGTGCCGGACGAAGCTGGGGATGCCCGTCCATTGCCAGAACGCTTGCCAAACCTGTAATCAATACCATCAAGGGCGGCTCTGTCGTATTTGCCTATTACCCTGATAAATATTATTTAACCCATTCCGGATTTGTCCTTGCTTAA
- the acnA gene encoding aconitate hydratase AcnA, translating into MRLGQDSLSTQRELQVGDKTYHYYSLREAEKNHFSGISRLPYSLKVLFENLLRFEDGNTVKTNDIKALSDWLTTKSSQHEIAYRPARVLMQDFTGVPAVVDLAAMRDALEKLGGDARKISPLSPVDLVIDHSVMVDKFGSPDSLEINTEIEITRNRERYEFLRWGQKAFANFQVVPPGTGICHQVNLEYLGKTVWHSEQDGKRYAYPDTLVGTDSHTTMINGLGILGWGVGGIEAEAAMLGQPISMLIPEVIGFKLTGKLREGITATDLVLTVTQMLRKKGVVGKFVEFYGPGLTDLPLADRATISNMAPEYGATCGFFPVDRETIRYLTLTGRDEQTIALVEAYCKAQGMWYESDSPDPVFTDTLALDLTSVEPSLAGPKRPQDKVNLTTLPREFDTFMQQSGKEAEKTKSFPVKHENYAMQHGHVVIAAITSCTNTSNPSVLMAAGLVAKKAVEKGLTRKPWVKSSLAPGSKVVTDYLKYAGLQTYLDQLGFNLVGYGCTTCIGNSGPLPDPIAAAVSDHDLVVCSVLSGNRNFEGRVHPQVRANWLASPPLVVAYALVGTTTVDLSNDPIGKDKDGNNVYLKDIWPSNDEVAIEVAKVTGSMFRKEYAEVFQGDEHWQAIKTGSGITYDWNPDSTYIQHPPFFENLTRQPQAMKPISNAYVLALLGDSITTDHISPAGSIKANSPAGLYLKSKGVKEADFNSYGSRRGNHEVMMRGTFANIRIRNEMTPEIEGGMTRHIPSGKVMPIYDAAMLYQDKQQQLVVIAGKEYGTGSSRDWAAKGTNLLGVKAVITESFERIHRSNLIGMGILPLQFKEGVTRKTLKLDGSEQISIAVDDSLKPGAELSMVIRRAGGDESTVKVLCRIDTANELEYYRHGGILQYVLRQMLG; encoded by the coding sequence ATGAGATTAGGTCAAGACAGTCTTTCAACACAACGTGAGTTACAGGTTGGTGATAAAACCTATCATTACTACAGCCTTAGGGAAGCGGAAAAAAATCACTTCAGCGGTATAAGCCGCCTGCCCTATTCCCTGAAAGTGTTGTTTGAAAATTTATTACGTTTTGAAGACGGCAACACGGTCAAAACCAACGACATCAAGGCGCTTTCAGACTGGCTGACCACCAAATCTTCCCAACATGAAATCGCCTACCGCCCCGCTCGTGTCCTGATGCAGGATTTCACAGGGGTACCCGCCGTTGTGGATTTGGCCGCCATGCGCGACGCACTGGAAAAACTGGGTGGAGACGCCAGGAAAATTTCGCCTTTATCTCCGGTTGATCTGGTTATCGATCACTCCGTCATGGTTGATAAATTTGGCAGTCCGGACTCCCTGGAAATTAACACCGAAATTGAAATCACCCGTAACAGGGAGCGCTACGAATTTCTACGTTGGGGACAAAAAGCGTTTGCCAATTTTCAGGTTGTACCACCCGGTACCGGCATATGCCATCAGGTGAACCTGGAATACCTGGGCAAGACCGTCTGGCACAGCGAACAGGACGGCAAGCGCTACGCCTACCCCGACACGCTCGTCGGCACGGACTCCCATACGACCATGATCAACGGACTCGGGATTCTGGGCTGGGGAGTCGGCGGCATTGAGGCGGAAGCAGCCATGCTTGGCCAACCCATATCCATGCTTATTCCGGAAGTGATTGGTTTTAAATTAACCGGCAAACTGCGTGAAGGGATTACCGCAACCGATTTGGTGCTCACGGTAACGCAAATGTTGCGTAAAAAAGGGGTGGTAGGTAAATTTGTGGAATTCTATGGCCCGGGACTGACTGATCTACCCTTGGCCGATCGTGCGACCATCTCCAATATGGCGCCGGAATACGGTGCAACCTGCGGCTTTTTCCCTGTTGACAGGGAAACCATCCGTTATCTGACCTTAACCGGCCGTGACGAACAAACCATCGCGCTGGTGGAGGCGTATTGCAAGGCACAAGGCATGTGGTATGAATCCGACTCACCGGATCCTGTCTTTACAGATACCCTGGCCCTGGATCTGACCTCCGTGGAACCCTCCCTCGCCGGCCCCAAACGACCGCAGGATAAGGTTAATTTAACTACCTTGCCCCGGGAATTTGACACATTTATGCAGCAATCCGGTAAAGAGGCCGAAAAAACAAAATCCTTTCCGGTCAAGCATGAAAACTATGCCATGCAACATGGCCATGTCGTCATCGCAGCCATTACCAGTTGTACCAATACCTCTAACCCCAGCGTACTCATGGCGGCGGGACTGGTGGCCAAAAAAGCCGTTGAAAAGGGGTTGACCCGCAAACCATGGGTGAAGTCGTCTCTGGCCCCTGGTTCCAAGGTAGTCACCGATTATTTGAAATACGCCGGATTGCAAACTTACCTGGATCAGCTCGGGTTCAACCTGGTGGGTTACGGCTGTACCACCTGTATCGGCAATTCAGGCCCGCTTCCCGATCCGATTGCCGCCGCCGTATCTGATCATGATCTGGTTGTTTGTTCGGTATTGTCCGGTAACCGTAATTTTGAAGGCCGGGTTCATCCCCAGGTTCGTGCCAACTGGCTCGCCTCGCCACCGTTGGTCGTTGCCTATGCCCTGGTCGGAACGACCACCGTAGACTTAAGTAACGATCCCATCGGCAAGGACAAAGACGGCAATAACGTCTACCTGAAAGATATCTGGCCGTCTAACGACGAAGTGGCGATTGAAGTGGCCAAGGTAACTGGTTCCATGTTCCGTAAGGAATACGCCGAAGTCTTTCAGGGAGACGAACACTGGCAGGCCATTAAAACCGGCAGCGGCATTACTTACGACTGGAACCCTGATTCCACGTATATCCAGCACCCGCCATTTTTTGAAAACCTGACACGCCAGCCGCAAGCGATGAAACCCATCAGCAACGCTTACGTACTGGCCTTGCTCGGTGATTCAATAACAACCGATCACATTTCTCCGGCCGGCTCCATCAAAGCCAATTCACCGGCCGGTCTTTATCTGAAATCCAAGGGCGTCAAGGAAGCTGATTTCAACTCCTACGGTTCACGTCGCGGGAATCATGAAGTGATGATGAGAGGCACCTTTGCCAATATCCGCATTCGTAACGAAATGACTCCGGAGATTGAAGGCGGCATGACACGTCATATTCCCAGCGGAAAAGTCATGCCAATCTATGATGCGGCCATGCTCTACCAGGACAAGCAGCAACAGCTTGTGGTCATCGCAGGCAAGGAATACGGTACCGGTTCCTCCCGTGACTGGGCAGCCAAGGGAACAAACCTTCTAGGTGTCAAGGCGGTCATCACTGAAAGCTTTGAACGAATTCACCGCTCCAATCTGATTGGCATGGGCATTCTGCCGTTACAGTTCAAGGAAGGGGTGACCCGAAAAACGCTCAAGCTGGACGGTAGCGAACAAATCAGTATCGCGGTAGACGACTCGTTGAAACCAGGGGCGGAATTGTCCATGGTTATCCGTCGAGCAGGCGGTGATGAGAGCACCGTTAAAGTTCTCTGCCGCATTGATACGGCTAACGAACTGGAATATTATCGCCACGGCGGCATATTGCAGTATGTGCTTCGTCAAATGCTCGGATAG
- a CDS encoding ProQ/FINO family protein gives MNQQINSTKKDKLQIIDWLIEYFPNAFFKKANQIKPLQIGIFDEIVDFYERLDTPPFSKKSLREALSYYSSSPAYLKCQKPDTARVDLYGNEVDVVTEDQAKYAHQRYQQRYGNKKQPQASSQ, from the coding sequence ATGAACCAACAGATTAACAGTACAAAAAAAGACAAACTGCAAATTATTGACTGGTTAATAGAATATTTTCCCAATGCGTTTTTTAAGAAGGCTAACCAGATTAAGCCTCTGCAAATCGGAATATTTGATGAAATCGTTGATTTTTACGAGCGTCTGGATACACCGCCTTTCAGTAAGAAATCATTAAGGGAGGCCTTAAGTTACTACAGTTCCTCTCCGGCCTATTTGAAATGCCAAAAACCGGATACCGCCCGCGTTGATCTGTATGGTAACGAAGTGGATGTGGTCACGGAAGATCAGGCGAAATACGCACACCAGCGCTACCAGCAACGCTATGGTAACAAAAAACAACCTCAAGCCTCTTCACAGTAA
- a CDS encoding endonuclease domain-containing protein — protein sequence MMMFFAGEGWGEGVEKSVLRQRARDLRKNSTDVERHLWYYLRANRLGFKFKRQVPIGDYIVDFACLEKRLIIELDGGQHLHNQIYDTKRTDWLKTHGFKVIRFWNHDIFQHTPTVLDAIMTALK from the coding sequence ATGATGATGTTTTTTGCGGGAGAGGGTTGGGGAGAGGGTGTGGAAAAATCGGTGTTAAGGCAACGAGCCCGCGATTTAAGGAAAAACAGTACGGATGTTGAGCGGCATCTATGGTACTATCTTCGAGCGAATAGACTTGGATTTAAATTCAAGAGACAAGTACCAATAGGCGACTACATCGTTGATTTTGCCTGTCTTGAAAAACGACTGATTATCGAGCTTGATGGTGGTCAACACCTGCACAATCAAATTTACGATACGAAGCGTACTGATTGGCTAAAGACACATGGTTTTAAAGTGATCCGCTTTTGGAATCATGATATCTTTCAGCACACGCCAACAGTCCTCGACGCCATCATGACTGCTTTAAAGTAA
- the ubiG gene encoding bifunctional 2-polyprenyl-6-hydroxyphenol methylase/3-demethylubiquinol 3-O-methyltransferase UbiG gives MNNKTTVDTLEIARFSQLAGHWWDKNGPLKTLHDINPVRLDFIEQYVKLEQKSVLDVGCGGGILSEAMAQKHAVVHGIDAEAESIETARTHAQKNNLSVTYSCVPIEDFTAPAFDVITCMEMLEHVLQPGVVVNHCARLLQSGGYLFLSTINRTPRAYAEAVIAAEYLLGLLPRQTHDYHKFIKPSELAAMSRNAGLEVIGLQGIHYNPFTRLAGLKESVHVNYLMACRKP, from the coding sequence ATGAATAATAAAACAACCGTTGACACGCTGGAAATCGCCAGATTTTCCCAACTTGCCGGACATTGGTGGGATAAAAATGGTCCGCTTAAAACACTGCATGACATTAATCCGGTGCGTCTGGATTTTATAGAGCAATACGTCAAACTGGAACAAAAATCGGTACTGGATGTCGGATGCGGTGGCGGCATATTAAGCGAGGCCATGGCTCAAAAACATGCTGTGGTCCATGGTATCGACGCAGAAGCCGAGAGTATCGAGACGGCAAGAACGCATGCGCAGAAAAACAATTTATCCGTGACTTACAGTTGTGTCCCCATAGAGGATTTTACGGCGCCGGCATTTGACGTGATCACTTGTATGGAAATGCTGGAGCACGTTCTTCAACCCGGGGTGGTTGTGAATCACTGTGCCCGACTGTTGCAATCGGGTGGCTATCTGTTTCTCTCTACAATAAACCGCACGCCCAGGGCTTATGCGGAGGCGGTTATAGCGGCGGAATATCTGTTGGGCCTGTTACCTCGCCAGACCCATGACTATCACAAATTTATCAAACCAAGCGAGCTTGCTGCCATGAGCCGCAATGCCGGCCTGGAAGTGATTGGCCTGCAAGGGATTCATTATAATCCCTTTACTCGCCTGGCGGGCCTAAAAGAATCCGTGCACGTCAATTATCTGATGGCTTGTCGTAAACCCTAG
- the putA gene encoding bifunctional proline dehydrogenase/L-glutamate gamma-semialdehyde dehydrogenase PutA, which produces MLERYSSKLSQDARSSINNAYRQDELTTVSELIMKAAISDDQVDAIKNEATRLVEQVRFERKNSTGIDSFLTEYSLSSDEGIALMCLAEALLRVPDNATINSLIKDKLSAADWKSHRGQSSSFFVNATTWALMLTGRVLNPETAESALSKAMMKLVNRSGEGVVRKAVDKAMRIMSKQFVMGRTIDEALTRARKKEKIGYTYSYDMLGEAALTKTDAARYFLAYKEAIETIGSRSDKELTVYQRPGISIKLSALHPRYQESQRDRVLDELPPKLLTLAQLAKQYDIALTIDAEESERLELSLDVIERVFCDDSLSGWQGFGMAVQSYQKRAFYLLDWIADLARSKQRRMMVRLIKGAYWDSEIKKTQMQGLAEYPVFTRKVFTDVSFQACAKKLLTMTDAVYPQFATHNAYSVAMILNLVGDYRDFEFQCLHGMGNELYEQVVPAERLGIPCRIYAPVGSHEDLLPYLVRRLLENGANSSFVNRIVDEKAPISTLVEDPVSKANHLLGKMNRNIPLPSAIFSSDRKNSSGFDLTDRKEVANLQQQYAEMDLSHWQAKPIIAGREGGRVDRSVTSPQNTAQSVGRVSDATNDDIEWALARGEQAFAAWSNKPVTERAACVERFADLLEENLATLLAMACLEAGKTWNDGIAEVREAVDFCRYYAMMAVKLMGKPIRLHGYTGELNELGLHGRGLALCISPWNFPLAIFTGQIVAALVTGNCVIAKPAEQTPIIATFAVQLMHQAGIPDAVIQLLTGNGESVGAPLVADRRIKAVLFTGSTQTANRINQTLATRGGEIIPLIAETGGQNAMIVDSSALLEQVTVDVLTSAFGSAGQRCSALRVLYIQDEIYPRMIELLQGAMAELRVGDPRWLATDVGPVIDQDALSVLKSHVSVMEQKHEILYQSRLSDDECDSGYFMPPTAIAIDSIRSLEREVFGPILHVIRYKRKDLDQIIHEINQTGYGLTLGIHSRINSMVEYIRQRVHVGNCYVNRNMTGAVVGLQPFGGEGLSGTGPKAGGPHYLLRLCHERTYTVDTTAAGGNASLMSLPEEGY; this is translated from the coding sequence ATGCTGGAGCGATATTCTTCAAAATTATCGCAGGATGCTCGTAGCTCTATTAATAATGCTTATCGTCAGGATGAATTAACCACAGTAAGCGAACTCATTATGAAGGCCGCCATCTCTGATGATCAGGTAGACGCTATAAAAAATGAGGCGACTCGTCTGGTAGAGCAGGTGCGTTTTGAGCGAAAAAACAGTACGGGGATAGACTCTTTTTTAACGGAATATTCCTTATCCAGCGATGAAGGTATCGCATTGATGTGTCTGGCTGAAGCGTTATTGCGAGTACCCGACAACGCGACGATAAACAGCTTGATTAAGGACAAGCTGAGTGCCGCGGACTGGAAATCGCATCGTGGTCAAAGCAGTTCCTTTTTTGTCAATGCAACGACCTGGGCGTTGATGCTGACCGGGCGGGTACTGAATCCGGAAACGGCCGAATCTGCTTTGAGTAAAGCAATGATGAAGCTGGTTAATCGCAGCGGCGAAGGTGTGGTGCGCAAGGCGGTCGATAAAGCCATGCGCATTATGAGTAAACAGTTTGTAATGGGACGTACAATCGACGAAGCCCTGACAAGAGCCAGGAAAAAAGAAAAAATCGGATACACCTATTCTTATGACATGCTGGGTGAGGCCGCTCTGACCAAAACGGATGCCGCCCGTTATTTTCTGGCCTACAAGGAAGCGATAGAAACGATTGGATCCCGATCCGATAAAGAGTTGACCGTTTATCAACGTCCCGGTATTTCAATCAAATTATCCGCCTTGCATCCGCGTTATCAGGAATCACAGCGAGACAGGGTGCTGGATGAGTTGCCGCCGAAGCTTTTAACACTGGCGCAACTGGCAAAACAATATGATATTGCCCTGACCATCGATGCGGAAGAATCCGAGCGTCTGGAATTGTCGCTGGATGTGATTGAAAGGGTATTCTGTGATGACAGTCTGAGTGGGTGGCAGGGATTTGGGATGGCGGTGCAATCCTATCAAAAAAGAGCGTTTTATCTGCTGGACTGGATTGCTGATTTGGCCAGAAGTAAACAGCGCCGCATGATGGTTCGCCTTATTAAGGGCGCCTATTGGGATAGTGAAATTAAAAAAACCCAGATGCAGGGGTTGGCGGAGTATCCGGTGTTTACCCGCAAGGTTTTTACGGATGTCTCATTTCAGGCGTGCGCCAAAAAATTATTGACCATGACGGATGCCGTTTATCCGCAATTTGCAACACATAACGCGTATTCCGTAGCCATGATTCTGAATCTGGTGGGTGATTACCGTGATTTTGAATTTCAGTGTCTGCATGGTATGGGCAATGAATTGTACGAACAGGTTGTTCCGGCGGAGCGTCTGGGTATACCCTGCCGTATTTATGCTCCGGTAGGCAGCCATGAGGATTTGTTGCCCTATCTGGTGCGAAGATTACTGGAAAATGGCGCCAACTCATCCTTTGTCAATAGAATTGTTGATGAAAAGGCGCCAATCAGCACGCTGGTAGAAGATCCGGTCAGTAAAGCGAATCATCTGTTAGGAAAAATGAATCGGAATATTCCATTGCCATCGGCCATTTTTTCATCCGACAGAAAGAATTCGTCAGGTTTTGATCTGACGGATCGGAAAGAGGTGGCTAATCTGCAACAGCAATATGCTGAAATGGATTTGTCGCATTGGCAGGCGAAACCCATAATAGCCGGACGTGAGGGTGGACGGGTTGATCGCAGCGTGACGTCGCCGCAAAATACGGCCCAGTCGGTAGGCCGGGTCAGTGATGCGACCAATGATGATATTGAATGGGCTCTTGCCAGGGGAGAACAGGCATTTGCAGCCTGGAGTAACAAACCGGTAACGGAACGGGCAGCCTGTGTGGAGCGGTTTGCCGATTTATTGGAAGAAAATCTTGCAACCTTACTTGCCATGGCGTGTCTGGAAGCAGGAAAAACATGGAATGACGGTATAGCGGAAGTCAGGGAGGCGGTTGATTTCTGTCGCTACTATGCCATGATGGCCGTAAAACTGATGGGCAAACCCATACGCCTGCACGGTTATACCGGTGAATTAAATGAGCTTGGTTTGCATGGTCGCGGCCTGGCGCTTTGCATCAGCCCATGGAATTTTCCATTGGCTATTTTCACCGGCCAGATTGTGGCGGCACTGGTTACCGGAAATTGCGTGATTGCCAAACCGGCGGAACAAACGCCGATTATTGCGACGTTTGCGGTGCAGTTAATGCATCAGGCCGGGATCCCCGACGCGGTTATTCAGTTGTTAACCGGCAACGGCGAATCGGTCGGTGCGCCTCTTGTGGCGGATAGACGTATTAAAGCCGTGTTATTTACCGGTTCTACCCAAACAGCAAACAGGATTAACCAGACTCTGGCCACCCGCGGCGGTGAAATTATACCTTTAATTGCGGAGACGGGTGGTCAAAACGCTATGATCGTTGATTCTTCCGCTCTCCTTGAGCAAGTGACGGTTGATGTGCTGACTTCCGCGTTCGGCAGCGCAGGCCAGCGTTGCTCGGCCTTGCGGGTACTTTATATTCAGGATGAGATTTACCCGCGTATGATTGAATTATTGCAAGGCGCCATGGCGGAATTAAGAGTCGGTGATCCCCGCTGGCTGGCGACGGACGTGGGGCCTGTTATTGATCAGGACGCCCTGTCAGTTTTGAAGTCTCATGTGAGCGTTATGGAACAGAAGCATGAGATTTTATACCAGAGCCGTTTATCCGATGATGAGTGTGATTCCGGTTATTTCATGCCTCCAACCGCTATTGCGATAGATTCGATTCGATCTCTGGAACGTGAAGTGTTTGGGCCGATATTGCATGTCATACGTTACAAGCGTAAGGATTTGGATCAAATCATTCATGAAATAAATCAAACCGGTTATGGTTTGACACTGGGTATTCATAGCAGGATTAACAGTATGGTGGAGTATATCCGCCAACGCGTCCATGTCGGGAACTGTTATGTCAATCGTAATATGACCGGAGCGGTGGTAGGGCTTCAGCCTTTTGGAGGAGAGGGGCTGTCCGGCACCGGGCCGAAAGCCGGAGGGCCGCATTATCTGCTCAGATTGTGCCATGAACGCACGTACACGGTGGATACTACGGCAGCCGGTGGCAATGCGAGTCTGATGTCTCTGCCGGAAGAAGGGTATTAA